A window from Thiosulfatimonas sediminis encodes these proteins:
- a CDS encoding DUF2914 domain-containing protein: MPIADSENPAHQRAFKTGYRYGLAGKSLSHMPHDIRQDACLRDYFAQGWEVSQEDINSQRLLLAKPNWRYRIAWFTVMVLGGLATSGVMLKQINEQNQQANVHQLQNSISPNTTATGLMSDAQRADMQFRAEQFAQIAENKTPLSPIIPDSNVQIVQAQIRAQGQNFPLSLSQRFEKSPIILPKYLRTLEFNAQLSLNKPQTIYLHWRYDGLIIQKGKFSLEAGLQSLSATELMTSARQGRWYIELLDSKQQVFKRMAFNYGNLDENH, translated from the coding sequence ATGCCGATCGCCGATTCTGAAAACCCTGCTCATCAGCGTGCTTTCAAAACCGGTTATCGGTATGGCTTAGCGGGCAAGTCATTAAGCCATATGCCGCATGACATTCGCCAAGACGCTTGTCTCCGGGATTACTTTGCACAAGGCTGGGAAGTCTCACAAGAAGATATCAACAGCCAGCGATTGCTCTTGGCCAAACCGAATTGGCGTTATCGAATCGCTTGGTTTACGGTTATGGTGCTCGGCGGCTTAGCGACTTCTGGAGTGATGTTAAAACAGATTAATGAGCAGAATCAGCAAGCCAATGTGCATCAACTCCAAAACAGCATTAGTCCAAACACCACCGCGACAGGATTGATGAGTGATGCGCAACGCGCCGATATGCAGTTCCGAGCAGAACAATTTGCACAGATTGCTGAAAACAAAACACCGCTTAGCCCCATAATCCCCGATTCAAACGTGCAGATCGTTCAGGCACAAATTCGTGCACAAGGGCAGAATTTCCCGTTATCACTTTCGCAAAGGTTTGAAAAATCACCGATTATTTTGCCCAAGTACCTACGGACACTTGAATTTAACGCGCAACTCAGTTTGAATAAACCTCAAACGATATACTTACACTGGCGCTACGACGGCTTAATTATCCAAAAAGGTAAATTCTCACTAGAGGCCGGACTGCAATCACTGAGCGCGACAGAACTGATGACAAGCGCACGTCAAGGCCGTTGGTATATTGAACTGCTTGATAGTAAGCAGCAGGTTTTTAAGCGCATGGCTTTTAACTATGGAAATCTCGATGAGAATCACTAA
- a CDS encoding biotin--[acetyl-CoA-carboxylase] ligase gives MFTTLDSTNGFLKALPERQATLCYTQQQMAGYGQQQRKWHSDNRDLTFSLLLPVPVSVTHLSGLSPLIALTVLDSLRTHLGIDAYFKWPNDMLLVQHGCLGKLGGILLEVKHVDAAGVWLIIGIGLNADSDEMVFSERNSVPSFAKVGCGLANFEQKRLRQFFVGLIEALICLSANYCQDSFEKQYLSLKKRDYFAVGENVFVYDTGSVQQGLYQGLNSAGELLVRINDTLHKYHSGSVSIRPCNEL, from the coding sequence TTGTTTACAACGCTGGATTCCACAAATGGTTTTTTAAAAGCACTCCCTGAGCGACAAGCCACGCTCTGTTATACACAGCAACAAATGGCGGGTTATGGCCAGCAACAACGTAAATGGCATTCTGATAATCGAGATTTAACCTTTAGTTTGTTGTTGCCGGTTCCCGTTTCCGTTACCCATTTAAGCGGTTTATCGCCATTGATTGCTTTGACTGTTTTAGATTCATTGCGCACTCATTTGGGAATTGATGCCTATTTCAAGTGGCCTAACGATATGCTTCTTGTTCAGCATGGCTGTTTAGGTAAGCTCGGGGGGATATTGTTAGAAGTGAAGCATGTCGATGCTGCAGGTGTGTGGTTAATTATTGGCATTGGATTAAATGCTGACAGTGATGAGATGGTATTTAGCGAGCGCAATTCGGTTCCGAGTTTTGCAAAAGTAGGTTGTGGCCTTGCTAATTTTGAGCAAAAGAGATTAAGACAATTTTTCGTTGGCTTAATTGAGGCGTTAATTTGTCTAAGTGCCAATTATTGCCAGGATTCATTTGAAAAACAGTACTTATCCCTGAAAAAGCGCGATTATTTTGCTGTCGGTGAAAACGTATTTGTGTATGATACGGGCTCGGTACAGCAGGGCTTGTATCAAGGTCTGAATAGCGCGGGAGAGTTATTAGTGCGCATTAATGACACCTTACACAAATATCATTCAGGATCGGTCTCAATTAGGCCATGTAATGAACTATGA
- a CDS encoding type III pantothenate kinase: MNRIFIDVGNSRIKYAVSEDGHYEYLGAELVQDFLANIEQSLFAEVNDIDEVYFSTVGSLQNLDELTSAIQQHWNIIPTQLNAQRSCCGLTSGYADFHKLGSDRWLAMQGALAITTQPFIVVDAGTALTIDAVIDGQHKGGFIVPGLSTMHNSLATGTALLEMPTNNDLPEDMSQNLLANNTASAVLAGTLYMSAAFVNQVVVDLNQQLQTQFKLFLTGGDAAQLASLLDYQYSYIPDLVLHGMCSVVESVKKS; this comes from the coding sequence ATGAATAGAATTTTTATCGATGTCGGCAACAGCCGTATCAAATATGCTGTCTCTGAAGACGGTCATTATGAGTATCTTGGCGCGGAACTGGTGCAAGATTTTTTAGCCAACATTGAACAATCGCTTTTTGCAGAAGTGAATGATATAGACGAAGTTTACTTTTCAACGGTTGGTAGTTTGCAAAATTTGGATGAGTTAACGTCTGCAATTCAGCAGCATTGGAATATTATTCCTACTCAACTCAATGCGCAGCGTAGTTGCTGCGGTTTAACCTCTGGTTATGCAGATTTTCATAAATTGGGGAGTGATCGTTGGTTGGCAATGCAAGGTGCTTTAGCCATAACGACGCAACCGTTTATTGTTGTTGATGCCGGTACTGCTTTAACCATTGATGCCGTGATTGATGGGCAGCATAAGGGTGGTTTTATTGTTCCAGGTTTAAGCACCATGCATAATTCTTTGGCTACTGGAACGGCGCTCTTAGAGATGCCAACAAATAACGATTTACCGGAAGACATGTCACAAAACTTATTGGCGAACAATACGGCGAGTGCAGTCTTGGCAGGTACCTTATATATGTCCGCTGCCTTTGTTAACCAAGTGGTCGTTGATTTAAACCAGCAACTGCAGACACAGTTTAAATTGTTTTTAACAGGCGGCGATGCGGCCCAGTTGGCATCCCTTTTGGACTACCAGTACAGCTACATTCCAGACTTGGTTTTGCATGGAATGTGCAGTGTTGTTGAGTCGGTAAAAAAATCATAA
- the fabB gene encoding beta-ketoacyl-ACP synthase I encodes MKRVVITGIGIVSSLGNNKEEVTNSLKNGQSGIVFAPEYAENGLRSQVHGAIKNLDFAEHIDRKQLRFMGDAAAYSYIAMQQAVKDSGLTEEQMSHPRVGLVAGSGGGSNSNSTEAVAIAKEKGVRRVGPYMVTRTMGSTVSACLATPFKIKGINYSISSACSTSAHCIGTAVEQIQLGKQDIVFAGGGEELHWTMSVLFDAMGALSSKYNETPEKASRAYDADRDGFVIAGGGGMVVVEELEHALARGAKIYAEITGYGANSDGYDMVAPSGEGAVRCMQMALSTVQGAVDYINPHGTSTPVGDTKEAAAIREVFGADIPKISSTKSMSGHSLGAAGVHEFIYSLMMLEHDFIAPSINVDTLDEQCEGMPIVTERIDNAGLNRIMSNSFGFGGTNASLVFERYKA; translated from the coding sequence ATGAAAAGAGTCGTCATTACCGGGATTGGGATTGTTTCAAGCCTAGGAAACAATAAGGAAGAAGTTACTAACTCTTTAAAAAATGGCCAGTCAGGGATTGTCTTTGCTCCTGAATATGCAGAAAACGGCTTACGCTCACAAGTTCATGGCGCGATTAAGAATTTAGATTTTGCTGAGCATATAGATCGTAAGCAACTGCGTTTTATGGGCGATGCGGCAGCTTATTCTTACATCGCGATGCAACAAGCGGTGAAGGACTCTGGTTTAACCGAGGAACAAATGTCTCATCCTCGTGTTGGTTTAGTTGCCGGTTCTGGCGGCGGTTCTAACTCGAATTCGACCGAGGCGGTCGCCATTGCAAAAGAGAAAGGCGTTCGTCGTGTGGGCCCTTATATGGTTACCCGTACTATGGGTTCCACGGTTTCAGCCTGTTTGGCAACGCCTTTTAAAATTAAAGGTATTAACTATTCAATCAGTTCTGCGTGTTCGACTTCAGCACACTGCATCGGTACCGCAGTAGAGCAAATTCAACTGGGTAAACAAGATATTGTTTTCGCCGGTGGCGGTGAAGAGTTGCATTGGACCATGTCTGTTTTGTTTGATGCGATGGGTGCCCTGTCGAGCAAATACAATGAAACCCCAGAAAAAGCATCACGCGCTTATGATGCGGATCGCGACGGTTTTGTTATCGCCGGCGGTGGTGGTATGGTCGTGGTTGAAGAATTGGAACACGCGCTAGCACGTGGAGCTAAAATCTACGCTGAAATTACCGGTTACGGTGCCAACTCCGATGGCTACGACATGGTCGCACCCTCCGGTGAAGGCGCGGTTCGTTGTATGCAGATGGCCTTGTCGACAGTGCAAGGCGCGGTAGATTACATTAACCCGCATGGGACCTCAACTCCGGTCGGTGACACCAAAGAAGCGGCCGCGATTCGGGAAGTTTTTGGAGCTGATATTCCAAAAATCAGTTCAACCAAATCCATGTCTGGCCACTCATTAGGTGCAGCAGGTGTGCATGAATTTATCTACAGCCTAATGATGTTGGAGCACGATTTTATTGCACCGTCTATTAATGTAGATACCTTAGATGAACAGTGTGAAGGGATGCCAATAGTCACAGAGCGTATTGATAATGCTGGGTTAAATCGCATTATGAGTAACAGTTTTGGTTTTGGCGGAACTAACGCCAGTTTGGTTTTTGAGAGATACAAAGCTTAA
- the ftsY gene encoding signal recognition particle-docking protein FtsY, protein MFNFFRKKKNPPETEQPLETQTLSQAPEASEQPIVAERELPSSPPDKIDLPNQAVVPETVMVSEPQLPPLSEPTTPAIKPVLEQESEPKAETEVDLDQPETKRGFFARLKAGLSKTRKSFTDSLSNLILGKKEIDDDLLDELEMILLTADVGIEATNRIIKNLTDQVSRKELKDPQALIDALKNQLQAILTPMSRPLEIDTFLQSNRGPYVILMVGINGVGKTTTIGKLAKRFQMEGKSVMLAAGDTFRAAAVEQLQTWGERNDVTVISQKTGADSAAVIYDAVQSAKAKNIDVLIADTAGRLHTQSNLMEELKKVKRVIAKVDASAPHEVMLVIDAGTGQNALNQTKQFHEAVGVSGITLTKLDGTAKGGIVYALAEQCQVPIRFIGVGEKIDDLRPFNSKDFTAALFDQKAND, encoded by the coding sequence ATGTTTAACTTTTTCCGTAAAAAGAAAAACCCGCCTGAAACCGAACAGCCACTCGAGACACAAACGCTCAGCCAAGCGCCAGAAGCCTCTGAGCAGCCGATTGTCGCAGAGCGCGAACTGCCATCAAGCCCGCCGGATAAAATAGACCTGCCAAACCAAGCGGTCGTTCCAGAAACCGTGATGGTAAGCGAACCCCAGTTGCCGCCGCTTTCAGAACCAACGACACCAGCCATTAAGCCTGTGTTGGAACAGGAGTCTGAACCGAAAGCCGAGACAGAGGTTGACCTAGACCAACCGGAAACCAAACGCGGCTTTTTTGCGCGTTTAAAAGCGGGCTTAAGCAAAACTCGGAAGAGTTTTACCGACAGTCTTAGTAATTTGATTCTCGGCAAAAAAGAGATTGATGATGACCTTCTCGATGAGTTAGAAATGATTCTGTTGACCGCTGATGTAGGTATTGAAGCGACTAATCGAATTATCAAAAACTTGACTGACCAAGTCTCACGCAAAGAATTGAAAGACCCGCAAGCGTTGATTGATGCACTTAAAAATCAGCTACAGGCGATTCTTACTCCAATGAGCCGTCCATTAGAGATAGACACGTTTCTACAAAGCAACCGTGGGCCTTATGTGATTTTAATGGTTGGTATCAATGGGGTTGGCAAAACAACCACCATCGGCAAGTTAGCAAAACGCTTTCAGATGGAAGGAAAATCGGTGATGCTGGCTGCTGGGGATACTTTTCGAGCCGCCGCGGTCGAACAACTACAAACGTGGGGAGAGCGTAACGATGTGACGGTTATCTCGCAAAAAACCGGCGCTGATTCCGCTGCCGTTATTTATGACGCGGTGCAATCCGCCAAAGCGAAAAATATTGATGTGTTGATTGCCGATACAGCCGGGCGTTTACACACGCAATCAAACTTAATGGAAGAGTTGAAAAAAGTGAAACGCGTGATTGCGAAAGTCGATGCCAGCGCGCCACACGAAGTCATGCTGGTGATTGATGCCGGAACAGGTCAGAACGCACTAAATCAAACGAAGCAATTCCATGAAGCGGTTGGCGTCAGCGGCATTACCTTAACCAAACTGGACGGGACTGCAAAAGGCGGCATCGTTTATGCTTTGGCCGAGCAGTGCCAAGTGCCAATTCGTTTTATTGGCGTTGGTGAAAAAATTGATGATTTACGACCATTCAATAGCAAAGACTTTACTGCCGCTCTGTTTGACCAAAAGGCAAACGACTAA
- a CDS encoding GNAT family N-acyltransferase, protein MLHIQDALTQKWPSLSHHPAYPLMIKILKKLLHEQEINQFIAENQHLRGFAFLDQVLAHFDFSYHVNHSHLKRIPAEGKVIIVANHPIGSLDGLALLKLVHSVRSDVRIVANHLLANLEPLQELFLALDNLTGNHHKTAFKGMLNALKNEQAVIIFPAGEVSRIRPNGVKDGTWKSGFLTLAQKSQAPVLPIHIDARNSSLFYALSTLYKPLGSLLLVQEMFNKKAQKIDFHIGKPIAATTITQATTCRSAKALAKEFRKHLYHLSKPKKLLKHPFLKTIETIAHPIERRALRDAVQLGKSLGETVDKKKIYLFEFDANSPVMREIGRLRELTFRSVQEGTGKSSDLDHYDALYQHLVLWDEQEWEIVGAYRLGQHQHPRQSRDKNESEIYTASLFCFKDSLRQHLPNCLELGRSFVQPKYWGKRSLDYLWFGIGAYLQQHPNIEYMFGPVSLSNTYPQQAKELIAAFYLQQFGDYQSLVEAREPFVISDESMAIAKQELSGEYSASLKKLNALLALEGVKLPTLFKQYAELCNDKGCRFIDFSIDSLFSDCIDAFIFVEIAKIKSKKRQRYMGESVISAA, encoded by the coding sequence ATGTTACATATCCAAGACGCGTTAACCCAAAAATGGCCAAGTCTCTCGCATCATCCAGCCTATCCCTTGATGATTAAAATTCTTAAAAAGTTATTACACGAACAAGAAATCAATCAATTCATTGCAGAAAACCAGCATCTCCGCGGTTTTGCTTTTTTAGATCAAGTATTGGCACACTTCGATTTCAGTTACCACGTTAATCACAGTCATCTCAAACGTATTCCGGCAGAGGGCAAGGTGATTATTGTTGCCAACCACCCTATCGGTTCCCTGGACGGCTTGGCATTATTAAAACTCGTCCATTCGGTTCGCTCCGATGTGCGGATTGTCGCGAATCATTTACTCGCCAATCTCGAGCCATTACAAGAGCTGTTTTTAGCGCTCGACAATCTAACCGGCAACCATCACAAAACCGCATTTAAAGGGATGTTAAACGCGCTCAAAAACGAACAAGCAGTGATTATTTTTCCAGCCGGTGAAGTGTCACGGATCCGCCCAAACGGAGTCAAAGACGGAACTTGGAAAAGTGGGTTTTTAACCTTAGCGCAGAAAAGCCAAGCGCCCGTCCTACCGATTCACATCGATGCACGCAACTCCAGCCTATTTTATGCCCTCTCCACGCTGTATAAACCTCTCGGATCGCTGCTTTTAGTGCAAGAGATGTTCAATAAAAAGGCACAAAAAATCGACTTCCATATCGGCAAACCGATTGCCGCAACCACCATCACACAAGCAACGACTTGCCGCTCAGCAAAAGCACTCGCTAAGGAATTTCGCAAACACTTATACCATCTTTCTAAACCGAAAAAGCTGCTCAAACACCCTTTCCTAAAGACCATTGAAACCATCGCTCATCCGATTGAACGGCGCGCTTTGCGAGACGCTGTTCAGCTTGGCAAATCGCTCGGCGAAACCGTGGACAAGAAAAAAATTTATCTGTTTGAGTTTGATGCCAATTCTCCAGTGATGCGGGAAATCGGACGACTTAGAGAACTGACCTTTCGCAGTGTTCAAGAGGGCACTGGCAAAAGCTCCGATTTGGATCACTACGATGCACTTTATCAGCATCTGGTTTTATGGGATGAGCAAGAATGGGAAATTGTTGGTGCTTATCGTTTGGGACAACATCAACACCCAAGACAATCACGTGATAAAAACGAATCGGAAATTTATACCGCCAGCTTATTTTGTTTTAAAGACAGCCTGCGCCAGCACTTACCGAATTGTTTGGAGTTGGGACGGAGTTTTGTGCAACCAAAATATTGGGGAAAACGCAGTTTAGATTATCTATGGTTTGGTATTGGCGCCTATCTGCAACAACATCCCAATATTGAATATATGTTCGGTCCAGTTAGCTTATCGAACACCTATCCACAACAGGCTAAAGAATTAATTGCCGCGTTTTACTTACAACAATTTGGCGATTATCAAAGTCTTGTAGAAGCGCGTGAACCGTTTGTAATCAGTGACGAAAGCATGGCGATTGCCAAACAAGAATTGAGTGGTGAATACAGTGCCAGTTTGAAAAAGCTGAATGCACTTTTAGCATTAGAAGGGGTAAAACTGCCGACCCTGTTTAAACAATATGCCGAACTTTGCAACGACAAGGGTTGCCGCTTTATCGATTTTAGTATTGATTCGCTGTTTAGCGACTGCATCGATGCCTTTATCTTTGTCGAAATCGCCAAAATAAAAAGCAAAAAACGCCAACGTTATATGGGCGAATCGGTGATTTCAGCCGCTTAA
- a CDS encoding M16 family metallopeptidase, whose translation MTKKWATILRKPVFGALALSLLSGSAFAQISEYQLDNGMQVVVKQDHRAPVVVHQVWYKVGSNFEHSGVTGISHMLEHMMFKGTKELKPGEFSKKVAQMGAKENAFTSSDYTAYYQVLGKQHLGEVMRLEADRMRNIVLTDEEFQKERDVVTEERRWRVEDKPNSKLYEQFKAAAFVNSPAHHPVIGWMADIRDWTAQDARDWYQRWYAPNNATLVVVGDVNPDEVYQLAQKYYGPTKSEMIQPPKAQKEIVQEGERRISMKGATKLPEILMGFHAPTLVTADDDEQRAEVFALSVLSDILSGDDSARLTKNLVRGAQTLVSASASYDPTDRLQTLFILNATPSANTTPQQAEDALWTEIKKLQQAKISQAELDRVLAQAEAQYIYHQDSIQSQAIILGSLLSVGLPSDTLDNWVDNLRKVTPELIQQVANKYFSVDKQTVATLLPNGEQAKENGGGALPGKGVH comes from the coding sequence ATGACGAAAAAATGGGCAACAATCCTCCGTAAACCGGTATTTGGCGCGCTGGCTCTGAGCTTACTCAGCGGCTCAGCGTTCGCGCAAATTTCCGAATATCAATTGGATAATGGTATGCAAGTGGTGGTCAAACAAGATCATCGCGCACCCGTTGTGGTGCATCAAGTTTGGTACAAGGTCGGCTCCAATTTTGAACACAGTGGCGTGACCGGTATTTCCCATATGCTAGAGCACATGATGTTCAAGGGCACCAAAGAATTGAAACCAGGCGAGTTTTCCAAAAAAGTCGCGCAGATGGGGGCCAAAGAAAATGCCTTTACTTCCAGTGACTATACCGCTTATTACCAAGTGCTTGGTAAGCAGCATCTTGGTGAAGTGATGCGTTTGGAAGCGGACCGTATGCGTAACATCGTTTTAACCGATGAAGAGTTTCAGAAAGAGCGTGATGTGGTTACTGAGGAGCGCCGTTGGCGGGTTGAGGATAAACCAAACAGCAAGTTGTACGAACAGTTTAAAGCGGCCGCTTTTGTCAACAGTCCTGCGCACCACCCTGTTATTGGCTGGATGGCGGACATCCGTGATTGGACGGCACAAGATGCCCGTGATTGGTATCAACGTTGGTATGCGCCGAACAATGCAACCTTAGTGGTTGTGGGCGATGTCAATCCGGATGAGGTTTATCAGTTGGCGCAAAAATATTACGGGCCGACTAAATCAGAAATGATTCAACCGCCCAAGGCACAGAAAGAAATTGTGCAAGAGGGTGAACGTCGTATCAGTATGAAAGGAGCGACGAAGCTGCCGGAAATTCTGATGGGTTTTCACGCGCCAACTTTAGTTACCGCGGACGATGATGAACAGCGCGCCGAGGTGTTTGCCTTGAGTGTTCTGAGCGATATTTTGTCCGGTGATGATTCGGCACGTCTAACCAAAAACTTAGTGCGTGGTGCGCAAACTTTAGTGAGCGCCAGTGCCAGCTATGACCCAACTGACCGCCTCCAAACACTGTTTATTTTAAATGCGACACCGAGCGCCAATACCACGCCACAACAGGCAGAAGACGCGCTGTGGACGGAAATCAAAAAACTCCAGCAAGCGAAAATTAGCCAAGCAGAGTTGGATCGAGTTCTCGCTCAGGCTGAAGCGCAATACATCTATCATCAAGATTCGATTCAGTCGCAAGCGATTATCCTCGGTTCTTTGCTCAGTGTTGGATTGCCGTCAGATACCCTAGATAACTGGGTTGATAATTTACGTAAAGTGACTCCGGAGCTTATTCAACAGGTTGCGAATAAGTATTTTAGTGTTGATAAACAGACCGTAGCGACGTTACTCCCGAATGGTGAGCAGGCTAAGGAGAATGGTGGCGGGGCGCTACCAGGTAAAGGAGTTCATTAA
- the fabA gene encoding 3-hydroxyacyl-[acyl-carrier-protein] dehydratase FabA, whose protein sequence is MEQQSSYTKEELLSCGRGELFGPGNAQLPLPPMLMIDRITHISEEGGAYGKGQIRAELDITSDLWFFECHFNEDPVMPGCLGLDAMWQLIGFFLGWTGGPGRGRALGSGEVKFYGQVLPKAKKVEYVIDMKRVIKRKLYMGMADAKLFVDGREIYSAADLKVGLFTNTDAF, encoded by the coding sequence ATGGAACAACAATCAAGTTATACCAAAGAAGAACTATTGTCTTGTGGACGCGGCGAACTTTTCGGCCCAGGTAATGCGCAGTTACCTTTACCGCCGATGTTGATGATTGATCGTATTACGCATATCTCGGAAGAGGGTGGTGCATACGGTAAAGGGCAGATTCGTGCGGAATTAGATATCACCAGTGATTTATGGTTCTTTGAATGCCACTTTAACGAAGATCCTGTTATGCCGGGTTGTTTAGGCTTAGATGCGATGTGGCAGCTAATCGGTTTCTTCTTAGGTTGGACCGGTGGGCCAGGTCGCGGACGTGCCTTAGGTTCGGGCGAAGTTAAATTCTATGGCCAAGTTTTACCGAAAGCCAAGAAAGTAGAATATGTCATTGATATGAAGCGCGTCATCAAGCGTAAGCTTTATATGGGCATGGCTGACGCGAAATTGTTCGTTGATGGTCGTGAAATTTACAGTGCCGCTGATTTAAAAGTTGGTTTATTTACGAATACGGATGCATTTTAA
- a CDS encoding M16 family metallopeptidase, whose protein sequence is MKQPQIFHARTSLTAALLLFTGLLLFSQMSVAAVKIESWMTPQGAKVMYVYSPQLPMLDIEVSFDAGSTRDGQDWGLAAFTAGLIGTATSTQNENQIADSFNRIGAQFGGSAERDRASFSLRTLTRQDVMQQAFQQYLMVLSEAQFKPEIIERERERLLLGIKQKSVNPQAMANDLLWANLYPNHPYGHPTSGDEKTVMGLTAKKIEQFYRQYYSANNAVISIVGDVDKARASELAEQLASHLPQGEKPKAVSAPQALSQAKKIQQTFASSQTYYSLAQLGIERGNKDYVPLFVGNHLFGGSGFGSYLMEEVREKRGLVYSVYSYFAPMKQPGPFIIGLSTKNASAKEAEQVVQETLQNFMQDFSEERLQAIKDNLIGGWPLRMDSNSKIIGYISMIGFYGLPLDYLDAFPEQIAKVSKQDVLQAWQRQIQPDKMLTVMVGQPQ, encoded by the coding sequence ATGAAACAGCCACAAATTTTTCACGCTAGAACCTCGTTAACGGCAGCTTTGTTATTGTTTACTGGCCTGTTGCTGTTCAGTCAAATGAGTGTTGCCGCAGTCAAGATTGAATCTTGGATGACACCGCAGGGTGCCAAAGTGATGTATGTGTATTCGCCGCAATTACCGATGTTGGATATCGAGGTCAGTTTTGATGCGGGATCGACTCGTGATGGACAAGACTGGGGATTGGCCGCGTTTACAGCGGGGCTGATTGGTACCGCGACCAGCACACAAAACGAAAATCAAATTGCAGATAGCTTTAACCGTATCGGTGCGCAATTTGGCGGCAGTGCCGAACGCGATCGAGCCAGCTTTTCATTGCGTACATTGACGCGTCAAGACGTGATGCAGCAAGCCTTTCAACAGTATTTAATGGTATTGAGTGAAGCGCAATTCAAGCCCGAAATCATTGAGCGTGAGCGCGAACGCCTGCTCCTTGGGATTAAGCAAAAATCGGTTAATCCACAAGCGATGGCGAACGATTTACTTTGGGCGAATCTTTACCCAAATCACCCTTATGGTCATCCGACCAGCGGCGATGAGAAAACGGTTATGGGGTTGACGGCCAAGAAAATAGAGCAGTTCTATCGGCAGTATTATTCAGCGAATAACGCCGTGATTTCGATTGTGGGAGATGTCGATAAAGCCCGAGCGAGTGAGCTAGCGGAACAGTTGGCCAGCCACTTGCCACAAGGTGAAAAGCCCAAAGCGGTGAGCGCACCGCAAGCGTTAAGCCAAGCGAAAAAAATACAGCAGACATTTGCTTCTTCTCAAACCTATTACAGCTTGGCGCAACTGGGCATAGAGCGTGGTAACAAAGATTATGTGCCGCTCTTCGTAGGGAATCATCTATTTGGCGGCAGCGGCTTTGGTTCTTATTTAATGGAAGAGGTTCGCGAAAAACGAGGGTTGGTGTACAGCGTTTACAGCTATTTTGCACCCATGAAGCAGCCGGGCCCGTTTATTATCGGTTTATCGACAAAAAACGCCTCGGCAAAAGAAGCCGAACAAGTGGTGCAAGAGACGTTACAAAACTTTATGCAAGATTTTTCTGAAGAGCGACTGCAAGCGATTAAAGATAATCTGATTGGCGGTTGGCCGTTACGAATGGACAGTAATTCCAAAATTATTGGCTACATTTCGATGATTGGTTTTTACGGATTACCGTTGGATTATCTCGATGCCTTTCCGGAACAGATTGCTAAAGTCAGTAAACAAGATGTTCTGCAGGCATGGCAGCGTCAAATTCAACCAGATAAAATGCTTACTGTGATGGTTGGGCAGCCGCAGTAG